DNA from Neoarius graeffei isolate fNeoGra1 chromosome 17, fNeoGra1.pri, whole genome shotgun sequence:
GACTTATTGTGTGGAGTTGTTTAGCTTGCTGGATAGCTGAATTAGGACATTCTGTGAAGCCAGTACAGCAGGGGTTATCAATTCAGAGACAAAAATTGGTGATTTCCCTGCTCTAAAGGCAGATAATGTACCTCAGGGAAATCGCCAAATTTTTCATTAGTCTGGGCCTCTTGAACTGgagttgttgattttttttttatctacaaaCAGAGCATTGGTCTGTATATTGGTAGAATATGTCACATGAAACCAGACTGTCAGCTGTCATCATAACCAGAAACCAGACTGTCATCAACATACTATGCCTAGTGACATGTATGATGATGCCTATTGACATGTATACCTGATGACAAATATGCAGCATTTCTAACAGCATAATGTGTCACCCAAACCAGATGAGTGTTCAGGAGTATGAGATGATCCAGGAGGAAGATGAACGATGTCTGAGAAAATACCGCAGGCAGTACATGCAGGAAATGCATGATCGTTTGAGCTTTGGGCCCAAGTTCGACAGTGTCTTTGAGCTGGAAAGCAGTGAAGCCTTCCTCAAGACCATTGAGAAGGAGCACCGGCTCACGCTGATCATCGTGCACATCTATGATGATGCTATCAAAGGCTGTGAAGCTCTCAACAACTGCCTGAACAGCTTGGCGGTTGAGTACTCCAGTGTGAAGTTTTGTCGAATCCGGGCATCTGCCACGGGTGCAGGAGAACGGTTCTCCGATGATGTCCTACCCACTGTGCTGGTGTATAAGGCTGGAGAAATGCTGGGAAACTTCATTTGTGTTACCAAGCATCTCAGTGAGGAGTTCTTCGCTTCTGATGTGGAGAACTTTCTCAATGAGTACGGCTTGTTGCCAGAGAAGGAATTCACTGCTTGccctgatgatgatgaagagCTTGGGGTGGAATAATCTAGAAAGAGCATACTAGTGGAGAAGAACCAGAGTAGAAGATCCATGGCAAATGTTTGGGACCAAGCAAGCTTTTGTCCGATAATTTTATGTATAGAAGCTCATTAACTCACATGCTCTATTAGGAACTTGCATGTTGGATAAAGTGATGCTAAAACACATTTATATGAACCAAAGCAAGATGTTTCTTATCAGTAACTGACTCTCCTAGCACATTTCCACAGAGTAAATAAATACAAATGAGTGAAACCTAAATTGCATCATAAAATGATGATTTTACCTTTTAAGTTGGCTAGATAAAGGATAGACAGTCTAAGTCATGGGGATTTCTGAAATTTATGAAGGTCCTTCAATAATCAGTGACAGTTACCTTTGAATGTGTAACCATTAGTAAATAGTTTGGTGTAAATAAAACATAAATTTGAAGTGGTTATGTTTTGGTCCATAGTGGCACTTCATTTGCCACTTCACTTTTGATTAGTACCATGTACATGGTCTGGTGTCAATGTCaacgtttctttctttttttgaacAAGCGATGTTGTCAGTTCATTAACCAGACCAGAAAAGGTAAATAAACTAAACTATGAAACTCTTGTGAAAATGCCCCTTTCTGACCTgtctgtgaatgagtgtgagtgtaAATGAGTGTACATAGTGCCCTGTGATTGACTGGCATTCATTTTGGGGTGGATTCCTGCCTCATGACCAGTGTTCCCACAATAGACTTTGGATCCACAGCAACCCCAACCGGCAgtaaatgaatattcatgaatgaatgaatgtcaatGTCATGGTTCTCAGtaataaatgtgcataaattcatattaaaaaaagaagATGCTAAACATCATATAATGCTGCAACAGGGTGAGGGTTCAATCAATTAACCATATAAACTGCTAgaatatgtacactaccgttcaaaagtttggggtcacccagacaattttgtgttttccatgaaaagtcacacttttatttaccaccataagttgtaaaatgaataagtcaagacatttttctggccattttgagcatttaatcaaccccacaaatgtgatgctccagaaactcaatctgctcaaaggaaggtcagttttatagcttctctaaagagctcaactgttttcagctgtgctaacatgattgtacaagggttttctaatcatccattagccttctgaggcaatgagcaaacacattgtaccattagaacactggagtgagagttgctggaaatgggcctctatacacctatggagatatcgcaccaaaaaccagacatttagtagaatttagctagaatagtcctttaccacattagcaatgtatagagtgtatttctgattagtttaaagtgatcttcattgaaaagaacagtgcttttctttcaaaaataaggaaatttcaaagtgaccccaaacttttgaacggtattgtattttttaaaggaatactccggagtgaaatgctttctaggtctatttttgcattattgggagtgcatacgttgagttgctaccacaatcacgtcaatcggatgtgttttgagaaaattcgttttttgcgatttcaaccggaaagcgctaacacggcagtgcacggggcatgtctttttgccgatacaaaacgctagttttaaaaccattgcaaagctcaaaacaacatgacagttctgtggaagtgagtagagggttcctacaaacaaaacgaagtgtccctagctctgcaagtgcacggacagagtacgtagaagagtaaatacaaggccagtgaccttacctgaagttgttcttctccagacgccatcttcaggggacagtccgtaaaagttgagtgccgagtgcagagcacAACGatgtgcatttccagcgggatgggctctgcactcggtgTGCATTTCcactctgtccgtgcacttgcagaggcagggacacttcgttttgtttgtaggaaccctctactcacttccacagaactgtcatgttgttttgagctttgcaatggttttaaaactaacgttttgtatcggcaaaaagacatgccccgcacactgccgtgttagcgctttccggttgaaatcgcaaaaaacaaattttctcaaaacacgtccgattgacgtgattgtggtagcaactcgacgtatgcactcccaataatgtgaaaatagacctagaaagcatttcactccggagtattcctttaagttAAAATGTTAAGGGGCTCACTCATAGTGTTCAGGAGTTTATTAAATTgcattaatggtatttagcagatgctctatcCAGAGCAgcgtacaatatacccagagcctggggaacagttgggggttaggtgctttgctcaagggcacttcagccattcttgctggtccagggaattggactggcaaccttttggtctcaaagctgcttctctaaccattaggccatggcgtcCCATAATAGCTTCCCATAATAACAATTGctgatttttcaataattatctgTTTCAGACAAAAATTCTAAAGAGATTTCTATTGAAATCATTCTATGTCAAACGCTtgcatgtatatatcagacagaagACAGATACAAAAGTGTGATCAAACCAACAGGACACTAAACACTGTGTTTTGACTGACATACTGACTACCAGTGACCATTTCTAGGACCTAGAATATTGTCTAAAGTTGATTTTCCACAAACCATTCCCTGAACCTCAAACCATTCTGTTCAGCATTAGAGATTTTGAAAAACAAAGTCATAGACAAGAAGATTTCTTCTGTGCATATTACAGTAAATAGAAAATAAACATGCACAACTGGTTTATCAGGGATGTCATGCAGATTACAGATAAAGTATCACTCTCTAAATGTTCGGTGGAAATTAGTTGAAAGTTTGAGAAATAAatatctgatctcatctcattatctctagccgctttatcctgttctacagggttgcaggcaagctggagcctatcccagctgactacgggcgaaaggcggggtacaccctggacaagtcgccaggtcatcacagggctgacacatagagacacacaaccattcacactcacattcacacctacggtcaatttagagtcaccagttaacctaacctgcatgtctttggacgaaaccggagcacccggaggaaacccacacggacatggggagaacatgcaaactccacacagaaaggccctcgccggccacggagctcgaacccggaccttcttgctgtgaggcgacagcactaaccactagagccctgcactctcgtgggagtcccgcaggactcgggggacccgccgcaaagcagtgcggcgcgggacaaattttgaaagctcattgcgggcgggaccggaagtgcacatatgcgcgcgcgggcgggagcgggagtgcacatatgcggcgcgggtgggagcggtgataagctgcagtcccgctaactgaaaacgtgcttgaaataaaatttataaaattattaatttatgtctatcgtatataatttgtgctggatattttatttggcattaataaaaacattttaagacgcctaaatttgcagagagagccagattgagtgagaaattgtatcttaaacttgccactggtcaccctaaggggaaattctttgatcacttttatgactcgcagttcacacccagctagcaagaaaaccatgagtgaattgatttacttgttgcgttagtctacaactttaatcagagagacacgttacacagtgacggtaggcttgactcaatgttaTCCTAGAAattcttcctgtaatatgcaaatttggctgtccaatcagaggcggccaaatttgcatattacaggaaggatttctgggatagcattgagtcaagcctaccgtcactgtgtaacgtgtctctctgattaaagttgtagactaatgcaagcagtaaatcaattcacttcttttactagctttgctttacaataaaaaaaaaaaaaaagatacaaagcaagcccattaacGTTTTTATGctaatcagagaattacaatggtttttcatgtgataaaaatttgcgattaaatattttaattgtttgatgCCTTATTACTATTAGAGAtattacatgctgaattcagaaacaaggtaaacaataagaaacgtgagctgtagatatttatgctcaaatccactcaaagtagggggtggggcaccatcacgctgtgtcaaaacaagaactttcctgagaaataaggcgaacgtctgcatcatgcaggattttcgggcgggagcgggacaaaatatggcaggcaagggcgggagcgggactgaaaatcataattctttgcgggcgggagtgggactgcacaatgcgggcgcgggcaggagcgggactgaaaaatccgatccgcgcagacctctactaaccactacaccaccgtgccgcagaaataaatataaataatagaTTTCacttctgggggcggcacggtggtgtagtggttagcgctgtcgcctcacagcaagaaggtccgggttcgagccccgtggccggcgagggcctttctgtgcggagtttgcatgttctccccgtgtccgcgtgggtttcctccgggtgctccggtttcccccacagtccaaagacatgcaggttaggttaactggtgattctaaattgaccgtaggtgtgaatgtgagtgtgaatggttgtctgtgtctatgtgtcagccctgtgatgacctggcgacttgtccagggtgtaccccgcctttcgcccgtagtcagctgggataggctccagcttgcccgtgaccctgtagaaggataaagcggctagagataatgaaatgagatgagatttcacttCTAGATTGATTCGTAACCTTAACTGTGACAAACccaaggggtacaccctggacaagtcgccaggtcattccagggcttacacatagagacaaacaaccattcacactcacattcacacctacggtcaatttagagccaccaattaacctaacctgcatgtctttagactgcggaggaaacccatgcagacatggggagaacatacaaactccacacagaaaggccctcaccagccgctgggctcgaacccaggaccttcttgctgtgcggcgacagtgctaaccactacaccactgtgccaccccaatggGGAAATCATGACTCAGAATTTTGCTTCTTCATGAAATGATTTTGCAAAACACTGGGACGAAATTATTGTAATAAATAGTCTcagttgaggggcggcacggtggtgtagtggttagcgctgtcgcctcactgcaagaaggtcctgggttcgagccccggggccggcgagggcctttctgtgtggagtttgcatgttctccccgtgtccgcatgggtttcctccgggtgctccggtttcccccacagtccaaagacatgcaggttaggttaactggtgactctaaattgaccgtaggtgtgaatgtgagtgtaaatggttgtctgtgtctatgtgtcagccctgtgatgacctggcgacttgtccagggtgtaccccgccttttgcctgtagtcagctgggataggctccagcttgcctgcgaccctgtagaaggataaagcggctagagataatgagatgagatgagatgagtctcagTTGATTAAAACTAATAATATTCATGCTCACAAACATTTAAGAGGGATATTTAATGACTGATGAAGCCATTTTAAGAGCATACAGTATGTAGTAATATTATGACTTGAAGACGTCAAAAATGGTCTTTTTTTTCAGGACTGCCCACATTCAAAATGTAATCTGTGCAATTTTGATATAACTCAATAATAAAATAACACAAACTaaaaacacacactctccctaaAATCTCAGGGtgtgtgaaatttaaaatcacttatttgtttgtctgtgaagattctcagtcatccaggtcatggtgaactgtgggtggtaaaagagagcaactggacttgcttgaagattcttgaagacgtttcacctctcatctgaaaggcttcttcagttctgtctgactggtagggagcatcaggtgtttatcctctcatggatgaaaagctcatctaaggtgtcattcagtgcgtttacatgcacatagagaaaatcgaatttctgccgtagctcgactgaaatcgaagttctaaatgccatggaaacaccttagctcggctgaaattgaaccgaactggatttctcgtaatcgagctacgcgacctagattatgcgattgtagccgagctacttagtgcatgtaaaccctatcgagctatgtagtcgagctacttacttcagcactgccccttccggaagtgacgagtgacgagaccacaagcgggaaacacaacagcctcggtcggcatgacaacagtagtagaaacgtgcacttctggagcaatgaagagatagagttcatgctcattcagcttaaggagttgaatatatatatatatatatatatcgatgttgctgtcctcgtcatcgttcttcttgtgaacacagaactgataactttgtttatactcttgaatagctcttcttcatgacgacaaccggaagtgtaccaacacgatggggcgtgtagcgccacctgtggctcgggtgcacaatgtacctcacacaatagctcgatttccttgtgtgcatgtaggattgaatttctctggcacccctgctgggacccttagttcgattaccgacagtagctcgatttggatgtgcatgtaaacacactgattgAGTCGTCCTGTTGCTGggagctggttgtgaacggcctcgagagtcattaggacagacctgggcattttccagcccacgggccgcatccggccctttggttcattctgaccggcccgcgtaaggttaattagaaattacaaaataaacatattttctaattttacctcatgcatggactgaatgtgcattgcttttattttgaagttgtgttcaacaaaaacgcaatgcgcgcgacatgaaaatgacatgaaatcccacaaaacctaatcccgcgataactacttccgtaatttgtccagaccaaccacaaacttgcacgtcatccttcaaacggtccagccaatcacatagtgtgacgtcaccagcaggcgccggagcccgagccgatctgtagatctgatacctacaccgaatggactgatgatcatgtgtcagctgtgcttcgcatctccacctcagacattcaacctgactttgatgcactcgttaaagaccaacagagactagatttctctcactgaacaaataaaaaacaccaaatgaggtgattagactacaaatgtgggcatcgttattataatatgatgtatcttgtttgatatttggagtagaaa
Protein-coding regions in this window:
- the LOC132901162 gene encoding phosducin-like: MCHPNQMSVQEYEMIQEEDERCLRKYRRQYMQEMHDRLSFGPKFDSVFELESSEAFLKTIEKEHRLTLIIVHIYDDAIKGCEALNNCLNSLAVEYSSVKFCRIRASATGAGERFSDDVLPTVLVYKAGEMLGNFICVTKHLSEEFFASDVENFLNEYGLLPEKEFTACPDDDEELGVE